From one Microbulbifer sp. A4B17 genomic stretch:
- a CDS encoding S9 family peptidase: MKQTLLALLSCTFAGICSAEPLTIERLFSDPALSGTTPRALEYSPDGQRVTFLKGRAEDYNRYDLWEYNLEDGQSRILVDSDSLHSGSETLSDEEKARRERQRIYGSGIMEYSWSEDGQALLFPLAGDIYYYDLKDRSSRRLTETEAFETDVKVSPEGRFVSFIRDQNIYVVDLQTGKEKQLTSDGEDHIKNGMAEFVAQEEMDRMTGYWWSPDDRHIAFLQVDESPVDQVTRSEIYADRIEMIQQRYPAAGRANVKIRLGLIDINSGSVRWINLGDDQDIYIPRVKWARDHLVTFQWQSRDQQKLELRAFNLDTGKTRTLITESSDTWVNLSDDLYFLENSDAFIWSSERDGYKHLYKYDLSGKLQMQLTKGDWVVDELEAVDEKANRLFFTARKDTPIERHLYSLSLQGEGDIEKISQLSGMHSIEFSEDASGYIDKFSNVTTPAQVSLHSATGARVTWLEENAVNRSHPLYPYKDQWIAPEFGSIESPHGKELYYRLYKPANFDVKKSYPVMVYVYGGPHVQVVTNSWDKLFNQYMAQQGYIVFSLDNRGSANRGTGFENPIFKRMGSPEVEDQISGVEYLRTLPYVDKDNIGIFGHSYGGYMTLMSMFKAGDYFKAGVSGAPVTDWTLYDTHYTERYMGNPTKDMEAYQASSVFPYAKDLQGDLLIYHGMADDNVLFTNTTKLIKQLQDNGQQFELMTYPGKKHSLRGKQTRIHQYNMIKQFFDRHLRGQG, translated from the coding sequence ATGAAACAAACACTGCTTGCGTTACTCAGTTGTACTTTTGCAGGAATATGTTCTGCAGAACCCCTGACCATTGAACGCTTATTCTCCGATCCAGCTTTAAGTGGCACTACCCCCCGAGCTCTGGAATACTCCCCTGATGGCCAGAGAGTAACTTTCCTCAAAGGCAGGGCGGAAGATTACAATCGCTACGATCTCTGGGAATATAACCTGGAAGATGGCCAGTCCCGGATATTGGTGGACTCCGATAGCCTGCACAGTGGCAGCGAAACGCTTTCAGATGAGGAAAAGGCAAGGCGGGAGCGCCAGCGAATTTACGGTAGTGGAATAATGGAGTACAGCTGGTCAGAAGATGGCCAGGCTCTATTGTTCCCCTTGGCCGGTGATATCTACTATTACGACCTAAAAGACCGCTCTTCACGTCGACTAACTGAGACGGAAGCTTTTGAAACCGATGTGAAGGTTTCACCTGAAGGGCGCTTTGTTTCGTTTATTCGCGACCAGAATATTTATGTTGTCGATCTGCAAACCGGCAAGGAAAAGCAACTAACCAGCGATGGCGAAGATCATATTAAAAATGGAATGGCTGAGTTTGTTGCCCAGGAGGAAATGGACCGGATGACCGGTTACTGGTGGTCGCCTGATGATCGACATATTGCATTTTTGCAGGTTGATGAGTCTCCGGTTGATCAGGTAACCCGCAGTGAAATTTATGCGGATCGTATCGAAATGATACAGCAACGCTATCCTGCTGCAGGGCGTGCGAATGTGAAAATTCGCCTTGGCCTTATCGATATTAATTCAGGGAGTGTACGCTGGATCAACCTTGGCGATGACCAGGATATTTATATTCCAAGGGTTAAATGGGCACGAGATCACCTTGTAACTTTTCAGTGGCAATCCCGTGATCAGCAAAAGCTGGAGCTTCGCGCCTTCAATCTGGATACGGGTAAAACCCGAACTCTCATTACCGAGTCCAGCGACACTTGGGTTAACCTCAGTGACGACCTGTACTTCTTAGAAAACAGCGATGCTTTTATTTGGTCATCGGAACGGGATGGTTACAAGCACCTCTATAAATATGATTTAAGTGGAAAGTTGCAAATGCAATTGACCAAAGGAGATTGGGTGGTCGATGAATTAGAGGCCGTTGATGAAAAGGCCAACCGCCTGTTTTTCACTGCCCGGAAAGATACCCCAATAGAAAGGCATCTCTATTCCCTCTCCCTGCAAGGAGAGGGAGACATTGAAAAAATTTCACAGCTTAGCGGCATGCATTCTATTGAGTTTTCCGAAGACGCTTCTGGATATATCGATAAATTCTCTAACGTTACCACCCCCGCACAGGTGAGTTTGCACAGCGCCACGGGGGCCAGGGTTACCTGGCTTGAAGAGAACGCTGTAAATCGTAGCCACCCTCTCTATCCTTATAAGGATCAATGGATTGCCCCGGAATTTGGCAGTATTGAATCGCCCCACGGCAAGGAACTGTATTACCGTTTATATAAGCCCGCCAATTTTGATGTGAAAAAAAGCTACCCGGTTATGGTGTATGTCTATGGTGGCCCTCACGTTCAGGTTGTTACCAACAGTTGGGACAAGCTTTTCAACCAATATATGGCCCAGCAAGGGTATATAGTTTTCTCCCTGGATAATCGTGGCTCAGCAAATCGCGGTACCGGTTTTGAGAATCCTATCTTTAAGAGAATGGGATCACCTGAAGTGGAAGACCAGATTTCCGGTGTTGAATATCTGCGTACCCTGCCTTACGTCGATAAGGACAATATAGGAATCTTTGGCCACAGCTATGGTGGCTACATGACCTTGATGAGTATGTTCAAAGCCGGTGACTACTTTAAGGCGGGAGTATCGGGTGCGCCGGTTACAGATTGGACACTTTATGATACCCATTACACTGAGCGTTATATGGGTAATCCAACCAAGGATATGGAAGCTTACCAGGCATCTTCAGTTTTCCCTTATGCGAAGGACTTGCAGGGTGACCTGTTGATTTATCACGGAATGGCAGATGACAATGTGTTATTTACGAATACCACCAAACTGATAAAACAGCTGCAGGACAACGGTCAGCAGTTTGAATTGATGACCTACCCTGGCAAGAAGCATAGTTTGCGCGGCAAGCAGACTCGCATCCATCAATACAATATGATCAAGCAGTTTTTTGATCGGCATTTGAGGGGGCAGGGGTAA
- a CDS encoding alpha/beta fold hydrolase — protein MKISQMCMRLAQIIAISLACVEMASAGENVVLVHGLNMDGSAWHKVHKRLTSKGYDVTVVQMPMTSIQEDVAAVNRVIDMQDGPVTLVGHSYGGMVISQAGMSPKVQALVYIAAFQPEVGESLGYLNTSMPAELPQEAIRVSKDGYYVVARDAWITYVANGLTKSEAVYTADFQSPANTSIFSYQAELAAWKHKPHWSLIANDDLTITPELQRMMSKRSKAKTSIVEGGHLLPISHSEEVAAVIESAASFVE, from the coding sequence GTGAAAATATCGCAAATGTGCATGAGGCTTGCCCAAATCATCGCTATCTCCCTTGCCTGTGTAGAAATGGCCTCGGCGGGAGAAAATGTGGTGTTAGTCCATGGCCTCAATATGGACGGTAGTGCTTGGCACAAAGTACACAAGCGCCTTACCAGCAAGGGTTACGATGTCACTGTGGTTCAAATGCCTATGACATCTATTCAGGAAGATGTGGCTGCAGTTAATCGCGTTATTGATATGCAGGATGGTCCAGTTACCCTTGTAGGGCATTCCTATGGTGGGATGGTTATTAGCCAGGCCGGAATGAGCCCCAAAGTACAGGCGTTAGTTTATATTGCTGCTTTCCAGCCCGAAGTGGGTGAGAGCCTTGGCTATTTGAACACGTCAATGCCTGCTGAATTACCTCAGGAAGCAATTCGTGTATCTAAAGACGGGTACTACGTGGTTGCTCGAGACGCCTGGATTACCTATGTCGCAAATGGCTTAACGAAATCTGAGGCAGTTTATACAGCGGATTTCCAAAGCCCGGCAAATACTTCAATATTTTCCTATCAGGCTGAATTGGCGGCCTGGAAGCACAAACCACATTGGTCATTGATTGCCAATGACGATCTCACCATAACACCGGAACTCCAAAGAATGATGTCCAAGCGTTCAAAAGCAAAAACGTCAATTGTTGAGGGGGGGCACCTCTTACCGATCTCCCACTCGGAGGAAGTTGCGGCAGTTATTGAGTCTGCTGCAAGTTTCGTCGAGTGA
- a CDS encoding S-(hydroxymethyl)glutathione dehydrogenase/class III alcohol dehydrogenase — translation MSAETIHCKAAVAWGPGERLVIEDVEVMPPQRGEVRVKLHATGVCHTDAFTLSGDDPEGVFPAILGHEGAGIVESVGEGVTSVSVGDHVIPLYTPECRECKFCLSGKTNLCQKIRVTQGKGLMPDGSTRFSVNGKPIFHYMGCSTFSEYTVLPEISVAKINPEAPSNEVCLLGCGVTTGMGAVTNTAKVEPGSCVAIFGLGGIGLSAVIGAKMAGASRIIGIDINEDKFSLAKKLGATECINPKDYDKPIQEVIVELTDGGVDYSFECVGNVNLMRAALESCHKGWGESIIIGVAGAGQEISTRPFQLVTGRVWKGSAFGGVKGRSELPSLVDRYLDGEFKLSDFITHSMPLEQINDAFDLMHEGKSIRSVIHFEQA, via the coding sequence ATGAGCGCTGAGACAATTCACTGTAAGGCTGCCGTAGCTTGGGGCCCTGGAGAACGGCTGGTTATTGAAGATGTTGAAGTTATGCCCCCTCAACGGGGTGAAGTTCGTGTGAAATTACATGCCACCGGAGTTTGTCATACAGACGCGTTTACCCTGTCGGGAGATGATCCTGAAGGTGTTTTCCCTGCAATTCTCGGCCATGAGGGGGCGGGTATAGTTGAATCTGTTGGTGAGGGGGTAACCAGTGTGTCTGTGGGGGATCATGTCATTCCCCTGTATACTCCTGAATGTCGCGAATGCAAGTTTTGCCTCTCTGGAAAAACCAATTTATGTCAAAAGATCAGGGTTACCCAGGGTAAAGGTTTAATGCCTGATGGTTCGACGCGCTTCTCGGTAAATGGAAAGCCGATTTTTCACTATATGGGCTGTTCAACTTTTTCTGAGTACACAGTACTTCCTGAAATATCTGTAGCCAAGATTAACCCGGAGGCGCCCTCGAATGAAGTTTGCCTGCTGGGTTGTGGTGTCACAACGGGTATGGGAGCTGTGACCAATACCGCCAAGGTTGAGCCAGGATCCTGCGTGGCTATTTTTGGTCTTGGTGGTATCGGTTTGTCCGCAGTGATTGGAGCCAAAATGGCAGGTGCCTCTCGAATTATTGGTATCGATATTAATGAGGACAAGTTTTCGTTGGCAAAGAAGCTGGGCGCCACTGAGTGTATCAATCCGAAGGATTACGATAAGCCAATTCAAGAAGTGATCGTAGAGCTTACCGATGGTGGTGTAGATTATTCTTTTGAATGCGTTGGCAATGTTAACCTGATGAGGGCGGCCCTGGAATCCTGTCACAAGGGTTGGGGAGAGTCCATTATTATTGGTGTGGCAGGTGCGGGACAGGAAATCAGCACACGTCCATTCCAACTGGTTACCGGGCGAGTTTGGAAGGGGTCAGCATTTGGTGGTGTAAAAGGTCGTTCCGAATTACCTTCTCTTGTTGATCGTTATCTGGATGGAGAGTTTAAGTTGAGTGACTTCATCACGCACTCAATGCCTCTGGAGCAGATTAATGATGCCTTCGACTTAATGCATGAAGGTAAGAGTATTCGCAGCGTTATTCATTTCGAGCAGGCCTGA
- the ybaK gene encoding Cys-tRNA(Pro) deacylase encodes MTPGINLLKNSKVSYKIHEYAHDSSTDSYGMEAAQELGVSEERIFKTLVVALDNKELAVGIVPVSTLLNMKLIAKAAVAKKAVMAAPEDVERSTGYVLGGVSPLGQKRQLKTILDISIKDHSTVFVSAGRRGLEIELSPNDLIKAVNGVLAKISQ; translated from the coding sequence ATGACCCCGGGAATTAACTTACTAAAAAATTCCAAAGTCAGTTATAAGATTCATGAATACGCCCATGATTCTTCAACAGATTCTTATGGAATGGAAGCAGCTCAGGAATTAGGCGTTTCTGAGGAGCGAATATTTAAGACGTTGGTTGTTGCACTGGACAATAAAGAATTGGCTGTTGGCATAGTTCCTGTTTCTACCCTGCTTAATATGAAGCTTATCGCTAAAGCTGCAGTGGCGAAGAAGGCGGTAATGGCTGCTCCAGAGGATGTAGAGCGCTCGACAGGATATGTTTTGGGGGGGGTTAGCCCACTGGGACAAAAGAGACAATTGAAGACTATCTTGGATATATCTATTAAAGATCACTCGACAGTTTTTGTCAGTGCCGGTCGCAGGGGATTGGAAATAGAGTTAAGCCCAAATGACCTGATAAAAGCAGTAAACGGGGTACTGGCTAAAATTTCCCAGTAG
- the fghA gene encoding S-formylglutathione hydrolase codes for MSIELVSSTKSFDGLQQRYRHESSTLNCPMVFSIFLPQDTEGNTQRKYPVVYWLSGLTCTDENFSQKAGAQRIAAELGIILVIPDTSPRGNNVADDPSYDLGQGAGFYVNATQEPWKQHYQMYDYIVDELPGLVEMHFPTNGRRGICGHSMGGHGALVIGLRNPNRYQSISAFSPICNPIACPWGEKALGAYLGADPQSWEQYDATVLMGRAVEKTPILVSQGEQDQFLEEQLRPHALQTAAEASGYPLQVEHHANYDHSYYFIASFIEEHLRFHADFLLRTHS; via the coding sequence ATGTCGATTGAACTGGTTAGTAGTACTAAGTCATTTGACGGTTTACAACAGCGTTACCGACATGAATCCAGTACGCTCAATTGCCCAATGGTATTTTCTATTTTTTTACCACAGGATACAGAGGGGAATACACAGCGGAAATATCCCGTCGTATACTGGTTATCAGGTTTAACTTGCACGGATGAGAATTTCAGCCAAAAGGCTGGGGCTCAGCGAATTGCGGCGGAATTGGGGATAATTCTGGTGATACCTGATACCAGCCCGAGGGGAAATAATGTAGCCGATGATCCAAGTTATGATCTGGGGCAGGGCGCTGGTTTTTATGTGAATGCAACTCAGGAGCCGTGGAAACAGCATTACCAAATGTATGACTACATTGTGGATGAACTTCCAGGTTTGGTGGAAATGCATTTTCCTACTAATGGCAGGCGCGGTATTTGTGGGCATTCTATGGGGGGGCATGGTGCTTTGGTTATTGGCCTGAGAAACCCCAATCGGTATCAATCAATCTCTGCTTTTAGTCCAATTTGTAATCCCATTGCTTGCCCCTGGGGGGAGAAAGCGCTTGGAGCCTACCTGGGTGCAGACCCCCAGAGCTGGGAGCAATACGATGCCACTGTGTTAATGGGGCGAGCTGTAGAGAAAACGCCGATTCTGGTTTCGCAGGGGGAGCAGGATCAGTTTCTTGAAGAGCAGTTGAGACCACATGCACTGCAAACAGCAGCCGAGGCCAGTGGCTACCCTCTTCAAGTGGAGCATCATGCAAACTATGACCACAGTTATTATTTTATCGCCTCATTTATTGAGGAACACTTGAGGTTTCATGCAGACTTTTTACTGAGAACACATAGTTAA
- a CDS encoding DNRLRE domain-containing protein — protein MRRFLSTAFSISTLCLAIDASSATKYHRLAWDGDASTSAVIGFSPDGNTNNPYINFGYSTNENSWSSQGIDSVSTFDGSLNSYFVRLENLTPDSAVYYRVCDQDGCGDRYWFKTAPADESPFVIIAGGDTRTGHTTRREGNALLAKIRPLAVMHGGDFTNANSASEMDEFLQDWTLTYSDDEIDGYNYQRIYPLIPTHGNHEDDNYSTICQVFGVDFNSDGGCSPSDTYGAVQISPLLRVYTLNSQFQESGWSSYATDMNNWLENDLATSGGYSNWRFAQYHKPMFPHYSGKSDNPTLFNWWAQPFYDYAMNLVVESDTHLTKLTEVVAPDNSDFSITDTGGTVYVGEGSWGAPARSANDAKFWTIDMASIQQFKVIQVSADELNVRTAQFDANASTLTREDRANNPLALPDNVNWWTANRIGEAMLLAKNSDGRSIIVGDSNGDGELSLPVTDDTFISSRYSSSNFDNDPDGLLADGSDSTYGTLYSLIKFDLSNLANCSAISSVELELNITNRSSNDYGIYLAGSSWDEGSATWDSVGGSAVLSQLATSFVPTSTGTLSVDLGSSGLLDSWLQSENTGLVIASLNGSNGVDISSQETGISPALRVAADCSDTFSEEVSQVASDDVFISSRKEDDNFDSDSDGLLADGSDLIYGTLYSLIRFDLTDLNCHQYIDATLELNVTNTSSNSYGIYMATQSWREESATWDSVGGSSILGLQVGSFTPSSTGRHLIDLGASGIVDSWLNTSNNGLVIASEGGINGLDISSKESGQSPLLTLQTLCP, from the coding sequence ATGAGACGATTCTTAAGCACTGCTTTTTCTATCTCGACTCTATGCTTGGCGATAGATGCCAGCTCAGCGACTAAATATCACAGACTGGCCTGGGATGGTGATGCCTCCACCAGTGCTGTCATTGGATTTTCACCGGATGGTAATACTAATAACCCCTACATCAACTTTGGATATTCAACCAATGAAAACAGTTGGAGCAGCCAGGGGATTGATTCAGTATCTACATTCGATGGCAGTTTAAATAGCTACTTTGTCAGGCTTGAAAATTTAACGCCGGATTCAGCAGTTTACTATCGAGTGTGTGATCAAGATGGCTGTGGTGACAGATATTGGTTTAAAACTGCACCGGCAGACGAATCCCCCTTTGTCATTATTGCCGGGGGGGATACCCGCACCGGACATACAACACGACGAGAAGGTAATGCATTGTTGGCCAAAATCCGTCCGCTGGCTGTTATGCATGGCGGCGACTTTACCAACGCCAATAGTGCATCGGAGATGGATGAATTTTTACAGGACTGGACGCTGACTTATTCCGACGATGAAATTGATGGGTATAACTATCAACGCATTTACCCATTAATCCCCACACATGGAAATCATGAAGATGACAACTACTCCACTATCTGCCAGGTATTTGGGGTCGACTTCAATAGTGATGGCGGTTGCAGTCCCAGCGATACCTATGGCGCGGTACAAATTTCCCCGCTCCTGCGAGTCTACACACTAAACAGCCAGTTCCAGGAGAGTGGCTGGTCTTCCTATGCCACAGATATGAATAACTGGCTGGAGAATGATTTAGCAACGAGTGGCGGGTACAGTAATTGGCGCTTTGCCCAATACCACAAACCTATGTTCCCACACTACAGTGGTAAGTCCGACAACCCCACTTTGTTTAATTGGTGGGCACAGCCATTTTATGATTACGCCATGAACCTGGTGGTAGAGTCAGATACTCACTTGACCAAACTCACCGAAGTAGTGGCCCCCGACAATAGTGATTTTTCAATCACTGATACTGGGGGCACTGTTTATGTCGGCGAGGGAAGCTGGGGAGCTCCAGCCCGTTCGGCCAATGACGCCAAATTCTGGACCATTGATATGGCCAGTATCCAGCAGTTTAAGGTAATCCAAGTCAGCGCCGACGAACTCAATGTTCGCACTGCCCAGTTTGATGCAAACGCAAGTACCCTGACACGGGAAGACCGCGCAAATAATCCCCTTGCTTTACCAGACAATGTGAACTGGTGGACTGCCAATCGTATTGGTGAAGCCATGCTGCTTGCAAAAAACAGTGATGGCAGGAGTATTATTGTCGGGGACAGCAATGGCGATGGTGAGCTATCGCTACCAGTAACTGATGATACTTTTATCTCATCACGCTACTCTTCCAGTAATTTTGATAATGACCCGGATGGCCTACTGGCAGACGGCAGTGACAGTACTTATGGAACTCTTTACTCACTGATTAAATTCGATCTCTCTAACCTTGCCAATTGTTCGGCGATAAGTTCGGTTGAGCTCGAATTAAATATCACCAACCGCTCCAGCAATGATTATGGTATTTACCTGGCCGGGTCCAGCTGGGACGAAGGATCGGCCACTTGGGATTCAGTCGGTGGATCAGCGGTCCTTTCACAACTGGCGACCAGCTTTGTTCCAACTTCTACAGGGACCCTAAGCGTAGACCTGGGCTCATCGGGTCTTCTCGACAGCTGGCTGCAAAGTGAAAATACCGGTTTGGTTATTGCCTCGCTGAATGGGAGTAACGGGGTAGATATCTCATCACAAGAAACCGGTATATCCCCAGCTCTCAGGGTTGCTGCAGATTGCAGTGACACCTTCAGCGAGGAAGTATCTCAAGTTGCCTCAGACGATGTCTTTATTTCATCCAGGAAGGAAGATGATAACTTTGACAGTGATAGTGACGGCCTTCTCGCCGATGGCAGTGACCTGATTTACGGAACCCTATATAGCCTTATCCGCTTTGATTTAACCGATTTGAACTGCCACCAGTATATTGATGCTACCCTCGAACTGAATGTCACCAACACATCCAGCAACAGCTATGGCATTTACATGGCAACACAGAGCTGGCGGGAAGAATCAGCCACATGGGATTCTGTGGGAGGCAGCTCTATTCTTGGACTGCAAGTGGGCAGCTTTACCCCCTCTTCTACCGGCCGCCATCTGATCGACCTAGGGGCTTCAGGAATAGTCGATAGCTGGTTAAATACTAGCAATAACGGCTTGGTCATTGCTTCGGAGGGAGGGATTAATGGCCTGGACATAAGCTCCAAAGAAAGTGGGCAAAGCCCTCTCCTAACATTGCAAACGCTCTGTCCCTGA
- the katG gene encoding catalase/peroxidase HPI gives MLKKNNRSYVAVIVLMLFIAPFSTADNHEEVVTDPVILEGAVEGQPKSNRFWWPNQLDLRPLRQHSPRSNPMGDNFNYAAEFQTLDLKAVKQDIETLLKTSQEWWPADFGHYGPFMIRMAWHSAGTYRIGDGRGGARGGQQRFDPLNSWPDNASLDKARRLLWPIKQKYGRKLSWADLMVLTGNVSLESMGFPTYGFAGGREDDWEPDLVYWGPETKMLADERYTGNRELEKPLGAVQMGLIYVNPEGPNGNPDPVAAATDIRETFARMAMNDEETVALIAGGHTFGKAHGAVKADCLGPEPAAAPIEQQGLGWKNKCGKGNADDTMTSGLEGAWSAAPINWSQQYLDNLFKFNWVKTKSPAGAVQWIPDDQSAANLVPDAFDKNKRHAPIMFTTDLSLKFDPSYKEIAKRFHENPEEFQRAFAKAWFKLTHRDMGPRARYLGPEVPEEDLIWQDPIPKIDHPLIDNRDIDNLKAKILAAGITVPDLVRTAWASASTFRGSDFRGGANGGRLRLEPQKDWPVNDPNELSQVLASLGKIQQEFNSAQSGGKKVSMADLIVLGGAAAIEKAAEQGGHKIKVPFRPGRTDASQEQTDVKSFAVLQPLADGFRNYYGDGYGRTPTELLVDKASLLTLSVPEMTVLVGGMRALNANTDSSQNGVFTQRPGTLTNDFFVNLLDMSTVWSKSGKSEGIYEGKDRKSGQAKWTATPVDLIFGSNSELRAVAEVYASNDSADKFVNDFVKAWTKVMNLDRVGQPQS, from the coding sequence ATGCTTAAAAAGAATAATCGTAGTTATGTCGCTGTAATAGTTTTAATGTTATTTATTGCGCCGTTTAGCACAGCGGATAATCACGAAGAAGTCGTCACTGATCCTGTTATTCTTGAAGGTGCAGTAGAGGGCCAGCCAAAATCCAACCGGTTCTGGTGGCCAAACCAGCTCGACTTACGCCCACTCAGGCAGCACTCCCCAAGATCCAATCCAATGGGCGACAACTTCAATTACGCCGCAGAATTCCAAACTCTGGACCTCAAAGCGGTAAAACAGGATATAGAAACCCTACTCAAAACATCACAAGAGTGGTGGCCGGCTGATTTCGGCCACTACGGTCCGTTTATGATCCGAATGGCTTGGCATAGCGCCGGTACTTATCGGATTGGAGATGGTCGCGGTGGTGCACGTGGAGGCCAGCAGCGCTTCGATCCACTCAACAGCTGGCCCGATAATGCCAGCCTGGACAAAGCCCGGCGTCTGCTCTGGCCCATCAAACAGAAATACGGGCGCAAACTTTCATGGGCCGACCTTATGGTGCTCACTGGCAATGTATCCCTTGAGTCCATGGGATTCCCCACTTACGGATTTGCAGGGGGACGAGAGGATGACTGGGAGCCAGACCTGGTCTACTGGGGGCCCGAAACCAAGATGCTCGCCGATGAGCGATACACGGGTAACCGCGAGTTGGAGAAGCCACTTGGTGCAGTGCAAATGGGGCTGATTTATGTTAATCCGGAAGGCCCTAATGGCAATCCCGATCCGGTAGCTGCCGCCACAGATATCCGCGAAACTTTTGCCCGCATGGCGATGAATGACGAGGAAACAGTGGCCCTGATTGCCGGGGGGCACACATTCGGCAAGGCCCACGGAGCTGTTAAGGCCGATTGCCTGGGCCCAGAACCAGCGGCTGCCCCGATAGAGCAGCAGGGACTTGGCTGGAAAAATAAGTGCGGCAAAGGAAACGCAGACGATACTATGACATCCGGCCTGGAAGGAGCCTGGTCCGCCGCCCCGATCAATTGGAGCCAGCAGTACCTGGATAATCTGTTTAAGTTCAACTGGGTCAAGACAAAAAGCCCAGCCGGTGCCGTTCAGTGGATTCCCGATGACCAGAGCGCTGCAAACCTGGTACCCGATGCCTTCGACAAGAATAAGCGTCATGCGCCTATCATGTTTACCACAGACTTATCTTTAAAATTCGATCCCAGCTACAAGGAAATTGCCAAGCGTTTTCATGAGAATCCAGAAGAATTTCAACGCGCCTTTGCCAAAGCCTGGTTCAAATTAACCCATCGAGATATGGGCCCCCGCGCGCGCTATTTGGGACCAGAAGTACCCGAGGAGGATTTAATTTGGCAAGACCCTATCCCCAAAATTGATCACCCGCTGATTGATAATCGGGACATCGATAATCTCAAAGCAAAAATACTTGCGGCGGGCATTACTGTTCCCGATCTGGTGAGGACTGCCTGGGCCTCAGCTTCTACCTTCCGTGGCTCGGATTTTCGCGGTGGCGCCAACGGTGGCCGCCTTCGTCTGGAACCCCAAAAGGACTGGCCGGTAAATGACCCCAATGAATTATCACAAGTTCTGGCATCGCTGGGAAAAATTCAGCAGGAGTTTAACAGTGCCCAGTCAGGGGGTAAAAAAGTCTCAATGGCAGACCTTATTGTGCTTGGGGGCGCTGCAGCCATTGAAAAAGCCGCAGAACAGGGCGGCCACAAAATTAAAGTGCCCTTTAGGCCTGGACGCACCGACGCCTCCCAGGAACAAACTGATGTTAAATCCTTTGCGGTATTACAGCCATTGGCCGATGGATTCCGCAACTACTATGGAGATGGTTACGGACGGACTCCCACAGAATTATTGGTGGATAAAGCCAGCCTGTTAACCCTGAGCGTACCTGAAATGACTGTCCTTGTTGGCGGAATGCGCGCACTCAATGCAAATACGGACTCCTCACAGAATGGTGTATTTACCCAGCGCCCCGGCACACTGACCAATGACTTCTTTGTAAATCTACTGGATATGTCCACCGTATGGTCCAAGTCGGGAAAATCAGAGGGTATCTATGAGGGAAAAGATCGAAAAAGTGGCCAAGCAAAATGGACAGCTACTCCTGTCGACCTGATTTTTGGATCAAACTCTGAATTGAGGGCGGTAGCAGAGGTCTATGCCTCAAACGATAGCGCAGATAAATTTGTTAATGACTTTGTGAAGGCCTGGACCAAGGTAATGAATCTTGATCGGGTTGGTCAGCCCCAGTCATAA
- a CDS encoding LysR family transcriptional regulator, which yields MDRRDFYELLIFKEVAEAGSFTRAAARLGRAQSGISQSVAALEARLGVSLVVRSTRSARLTEAGQTLLKQISPALQQISDSLESTKAGSETPRGLLRITSMEYPARTILMPHLAAFMEKFPHIKVDIDVNDRFTDIIKEGFDAGIRFGTHLEKDMVAIPLSTPLRVAIVGSPKYFSRYGTPKELEQLVDHNCVNIRTASHGDNFRWIFKKNSQSIELVVKGRLFVNDAPVLVQAALEGLGLIYTFEQHVAEHLASGTLKTCLEEYCPDFLDYQLYYPSRQQKSSALAAFIRHLRET from the coding sequence ATGGATCGCCGGGACTTTTACGAACTTCTAATCTTTAAGGAAGTTGCCGAAGCAGGCAGCTTTACCCGAGCCGCAGCTCGCTTGGGGAGAGCCCAATCGGGCATCAGCCAGTCAGTAGCTGCGCTCGAGGCCAGGCTGGGCGTTTCCCTGGTGGTTCGATCTACCCGAAGCGCCAGGTTGACGGAGGCGGGCCAGACACTGCTCAAGCAAATCTCCCCTGCCCTCCAGCAAATTTCAGACAGTTTGGAAAGCACAAAGGCAGGTAGCGAAACTCCCAGAGGGCTTTTGCGAATCACTTCGATGGAGTATCCAGCACGTACCATCCTCATGCCCCATCTAGCTGCCTTTATGGAAAAATTTCCCCATATAAAAGTAGATATCGATGTAAATGACCGGTTTACGGATATTATCAAGGAGGGGTTTGATGCAGGCATTCGCTTTGGTACCCACTTGGAAAAAGACATGGTGGCAATACCACTAAGTACCCCGCTCCGCGTGGCTATAGTTGGCTCCCCGAAGTATTTTTCGCGATATGGTACTCCAAAGGAATTAGAACAATTGGTGGATCACAACTGTGTCAATATTCGTACAGCAAGCCATGGTGATAACTTCCGTTGGATTTTCAAGAAAAATTCTCAATCCATAGAACTTGTAGTGAAAGGACGGTTATTTGTTAACGATGCTCCTGTACTTGTTCAGGCCGCCCTGGAAGGGCTGGGGCTAATCTATACTTTTGAGCAACATGTAGCTGAGCATTTGGCCTCAGGAACATTAAAAACCTGCCTGGAGGAGTACTGCCCGGATTTCCTGGATTACCAACTCTACTACCCGAGCAGACAGCAAAAATCGTCGGCTCTTGCAGCATTTATCCGACATTTACGTGAAACTTAA